In one window of Clupea harengus chromosome 4, Ch_v2.0.2, whole genome shotgun sequence DNA:
- the wnt1 gene encoding protein Wnt-1, whose product MRTLALLLGVKAACILLVSSLSGTGAVNNSGRWWGIVNVASSANVLTNSKNVQLVLDPSLALLSRRQRRLIRQNPGILHAIVAGLHTAIKECKWQFRNRRWNCPTTHSPTVFGKIVNRGCRETAFVFAITSAGVTHAVARSCSEGAIESCTCDYRRRGPGGPDWHWGGCSDNVDFGRVFGREFVDSSERGRDLRYLTNLHNNEAGRLTVSLEMGQECKCHGMSGSCTIRTCWMRLPSFRTVGDFLKDRFDGASRVVYANKGSNRASHRAEPRHLEPENPAHKPPSARDLVYFEKSPNFCSHNGKTGTHGTAGRTCNSSSPGLDGCELLCCGRGYKTLTEKVTERCHCTFHWCCHVSCLNCTSTQTLHQCL is encoded by the exons ATGCGGACACTCGCACTGCTCCTCGGGGTGAAAGCCGCCTGCATCCTGCTGGTCTCCTCGCTCTCTGGCACGGGAGCGGTTAACAATAGTGGCCGATGGTG GGGTATTGTGAATGTTGCCTCCTCAGCCAACGTCCTCACCAATTCCAAGAATGTGCAGTTGGTCCTGGACCCCAGCCTGGCCCTGCTCAGCCGTCGCCAGCGCAGGCTGATTCGGCAGAACCCTGGCATCCTCCATGCCATCGTAGCTGGCCTGCACACGGCCATAAAGGAATGCAAGTGGCAGTTTCGCAACCGCCGCTGGAACTGCCCCACCACCCACAGTCCCACCGTCTTCGGCAAAATAGTCAATCGAG GTTGCCGAGAGACGGCGTTTGTGTTTGCCATCACGAGCGCGGGCGTCACTCATGCGGTGGCTCGCTCCTGCTCCGAGGGAGCCATCGAGTCCTGCACCTGCGACTACCGGCGCCGTGGCCCCGGAGGCCCCGACTGGCACTGGGGCGGCTGCAGCGACAACGTGGACTTTGGCAGGGTGTTTGGCCGGGAGTTCGTGGACTCCAGCGAGAGGGGCCGGGACCTGCGGTACCTCACTAATCTGCACAACAACGAGGCCGGGAGACTG ACGGTGTCGTTAGAGATGGGGCAGGAGTGCAAGTGCCACGGGATGTCTGGGTCCTGCACCATCCGCACTTGCTGGATGCGGCTGCCCAGCTTCCGGACGGTCGGCGACTTCCTGAAGGACCGCTTCGACGGCGCCTCCCGCGTGGTCTACGCCAACAAGGGCAGCAACCGGGCCTCACACCGGGCCGAGCCGCGCCACCTGGAGCCGGAGAACCCGGCGCACAAGCCGCCCTCGGCCCGGGACCTGGTCTACTTCGAGAAGTCGCCCAATTTCTGCTCGCACAACGGCAAGACGGGCACGCACGGCACCGCGGGGCGCACGTGCAACAGCTCGTCCCCGGGGCTGGACGGCTGCGAGCTGCTCTGCTGCGGCCGCGGCTACAAGACCCTGACAGAGAAGGTGACGGAGAGGTGTCACTGCACCTTCCACTGGTGCTGCCACGTCAGCTGTCTCAACTGCACGAGCACCCAAACACTGCACCAGTGTCTCTGA